In Candidatus Sulfurimonas marisnigri, a single genomic region encodes these proteins:
- a CDS encoding response regulator, producing MKIIFIDDSTIVLDTLKSLVLEMIDSKIIVCDFFTDSISIKKMIEEESLEYDLMFIDINMPIITGYDLAKTAKKIKKYKYKPIIAITSEYTSEAKEDGKKAGIDGWFIKSITQDSLQLSIVNAIKQLYKDSGNYLK from the coding sequence ATGAAAATAATATTTATTGATGATAGTACAATTGTACTTGATACACTTAAATCTTTAGTTTTAGAAATGATTGACTCTAAAATTATAGTATGCGATTTTTTTACTGACTCCATTAGTATAAAAAAAATGATTGAAGAAGAATCACTAGAATATGATTTAATGTTTATTGACATAAATATGCCCATAATTACAGGCTACGACCTAGCCAAAACAGCTAAAAAAATTAAAAAATACAAGTACAAGCCAATTATAGCGATTACGTCAGAATATACTAGCGAGGCAAAAGAAGATGGTAAAAAAGCTGGTATAGATGGATGGTTTATAAAGTCAATAACGCAAGATTCCCTTCAATTATCTATTGTAAATGCTATAAAACAACTTTATAAAGATAGTGGGAACTATTTAAAATGA